The following are from one region of the Hymenobacter sp. YIM 151858-1 genome:
- a CDS encoding fasciclin domain-containing protein: protein MKKNFFSLALVAILGVAAHSASAQAMMSPNSVMVGGKAMLPSKNIVENAVNSADHTTLVAAVKAAGLVETLQGKGPFTVFAPVNDAFENLPAGTVDNLLKPENKATLTKVLTYHVVAGNLTADKLMAQIKAGKGKASLKTVSGGTLVAQMNGKNNVVISDESGNVATISTYDVNQSNGMIHVIDKVMLPK from the coding sequence ATGAAAAAGAACTTCTTCTCTCTCGCCCTGGTAGCCATTCTTGGTGTAGCTGCTCACTCGGCTTCGGCCCAAGCCATGATGTCGCCCAACAGCGTGATGGTAGGTGGCAAAGCCATGCTGCCGAGCAAGAACATCGTGGAAAACGCCGTAAACTCGGCCGACCACACCACCTTGGTAGCCGCCGTAAAAGCTGCCGGCCTCGTTGAAACGCTGCAAGGCAAAGGCCCCTTCACGGTATTCGCGCCGGTAAACGATGCCTTCGAGAACCTGCCCGCCGGCACCGTTGACAACCTGCTGAAGCCCGAAAACAAGGCCACCCTCACCAAGGTGCTCACCTACCACGTAGTAGCCGGCAACCTCACGGCCGACAAGCTGATGGCGCAAATCAAAGCCGGCAAAGGCAAGGCTTCGCTGAAAACGGTAAGCGGCGGCACGCTGGTAGCCCAGATGAACGGCAAAAACAACGTGGTTATTTCCGACGAATCGGGCAACGTTGCCACCATCTCGACCTACGACGTGAACCAGAGCAACGGCATGATTCACGTAATCGACAAAGTGATGCTGCCCAAGTAA
- a CDS encoding TolB family protein yields MLRFPFFAACGLAAAAAFSASAQSLPILDQNPPALQWRQVRTPHFSVLYPQGFDSAAQRTARRLEQVHAVGSATLGVTARAITVVLQNQTTVSNGFVTFLPRHSEFFVVPPQDMSLGTLDWLDQLAVHEFRHVGQFDKARQGVGRLLVPLLGQGALGVASVGVPPWFFEGDAVGTETALTRSGRGRIPSFDVGLRANLLSGRRYSYPKAVAGSYRDFVPNWYVLGYFMTSYLKNHHGPDVWDRVLDRYYRFPFYPYSFSRSIRRETGLRVEQLYRRSMQEADSAWRAQQRELVLTPGRDLKVQATEKVFTQYEFPQYLSDSTVLALKTGLGDIAQLVRLSRQGREEKVFVLGQLNWPEMLSVAAGKAIWPEYGFDPRWGQRIYTELRLLDLGTGRLTRLTKGSRYTAAALSPDGTRIVATQTDESYRHALVLLDAATGKVLQTLPNPQNQLYIQPRFTADGQHVVAVVLRPEGKTLELINPAANQVRALLPVANVNLSNPQPWGDYVLYNSPQSGLDNVHAVHTGTGRTYQVTSRPFGAYHAAVSPDGRHLAFHDYRAQGARVMEMPLDPATWREVPVATTDPARLYSAQLTAQEPGARRLLPQLAAPADSGQAYAVRPYSPLRHAFNVFGWGLVQSPAGNSLSLGIRSQDFLNTTQAIAGASFDQAERTAGFFGGVSYQGRYPVFDLDIEHGGRNAGILYQGDVYRDRWRYTRLTTGVRLPLTLTRSKYLQALTLGAYYLHEQVRDYNLPVRRITEVGPNSPLNGVQGSASYVRVLKQSTRDVGPRWGQSLLATGRTTPFGRGLEASQWAVQGSLYFPGVGKHHNVRVRGGYQWQQQREYQFAPAVFFPRGSGYVSFDRLRTASVEYRLPLADTHWAVGRWLYVQRFTGSGFADWAHGRNVEGRFVGSRTYQNLGLSTTVVFNVLRLRTPLETGLRFVYNTRTGSWVLQPLVLDIGI; encoded by the coding sequence ATGCTTCGCTTTCCCTTTTTTGCTGCCTGCGGCCTGGCCGCGGCAGCCGCGTTTTCGGCCTCGGCGCAGTCGCTGCCCATCCTCGATCAGAACCCGCCCGCGCTGCAGTGGCGGCAGGTACGCACGCCGCACTTCAGCGTGCTTTACCCCCAAGGGTTCGACTCGGCCGCGCAGCGCACGGCCCGCCGCCTCGAGCAGGTGCACGCCGTGGGCTCGGCCACGCTGGGCGTAACGGCGCGGGCCATTACCGTGGTGCTGCAAAACCAAACCACCGTCAGCAACGGGTTTGTTACGTTTCTGCCGCGCCACTCCGAGTTTTTCGTGGTGCCCCCGCAGGACATGAGCCTCGGCACGCTGGATTGGCTCGACCAATTGGCCGTGCACGAGTTCCGGCACGTGGGGCAGTTTGATAAGGCCCGGCAGGGCGTGGGCCGCCTGCTGGTGCCGCTGCTCGGCCAAGGGGCCCTGGGTGTGGCTTCGGTGGGCGTGCCGCCGTGGTTTTTTGAAGGCGACGCCGTGGGCACCGAAACGGCCCTCACGCGCAGCGGCCGCGGGCGCATCCCGAGCTTCGATGTGGGCCTGCGCGCCAACTTGCTGTCGGGGCGCCGCTACAGCTACCCCAAAGCCGTGGCGGGCTCGTACCGCGACTTTGTGCCCAACTGGTACGTGCTGGGTTACTTCATGACCTCGTACCTGAAAAACCACCACGGCCCCGACGTGTGGGACCGGGTGCTCGATCGGTATTACCGCTTTCCGTTTTACCCGTATTCGTTTTCGCGCAGCATCCGCCGCGAAACCGGCCTGCGCGTGGAGCAGCTGTACCGGCGCAGCATGCAGGAGGCCGACTCGGCGTGGCGCGCCCAGCAGCGCGAGCTGGTGCTTACCCCCGGCCGCGACCTGAAAGTGCAGGCCACCGAAAAAGTATTCACGCAGTACGAGTTTCCGCAGTACCTCTCCGATAGCACGGTGCTGGCCCTGAAAACCGGCCTCGGCGACATTGCCCAGCTGGTGCGCCTAAGCAGGCAAGGGCGCGAGGAGAAGGTGTTTGTGCTGGGGCAGCTGAATTGGCCCGAAATGCTGTCGGTAGCGGCGGGCAAGGCCATTTGGCCCGAGTACGGGTTCGACCCTAGGTGGGGGCAGCGCATTTACACCGAGCTGCGCCTGCTCGACCTGGGCACGGGCCGCCTCACGCGCCTCACCAAGGGCAGCCGCTACACCGCCGCGGCCCTCTCGCCCGATGGCACCCGTATTGTAGCCACGCAAACCGACGAAAGCTACCGCCACGCCTTGGTGCTGCTCGATGCCGCCACGGGCAAGGTGCTGCAAACGCTACCCAACCCACAAAATCAGCTGTACATTCAGCCGCGCTTTACCGCCGATGGGCAACACGTGGTGGCCGTGGTGCTGCGGCCCGAGGGCAAAACCCTGGAGCTGATAAACCCCGCCGCCAACCAGGTGCGGGCGCTGCTGCCGGTAGCCAACGTAAACCTCAGCAACCCGCAGCCCTGGGGCGACTACGTGCTGTACAACTCGCCGCAATCGGGCCTCGACAACGTGCACGCCGTGCATACCGGCACGGGCCGCACTTACCAGGTTACCAGCCGCCCATTCGGTGCCTACCACGCGGCTGTGTCGCCCGACGGGCGCCACCTCGCTTTTCACGATTACCGGGCGCAGGGCGCCCGCGTAATGGAAATGCCGCTCGACCCCGCCACCTGGCGCGAGGTACCCGTAGCCACCACCGATCCGGCCCGGTTGTACTCGGCCCAGCTTACGGCGCAGGAGCCCGGCGCCCGGCGTTTGCTGCCCCAGCTTGCGGCCCCCGCCGATTCGGGCCAGGCCTACGCCGTGCGGCCCTACTCGCCGCTGCGCCACGCGTTCAATGTTTTCGGCTGGGGGTTGGTGCAAAGCCCCGCGGGCAATAGCCTCAGCCTAGGTATTCGGTCGCAGGATTTCCTGAACACCACCCAGGCCATAGCGGGCGCATCCTTCGACCAGGCCGAGCGCACAGCGGGCTTTTTCGGCGGCGTAAGCTACCAGGGGCGCTACCCCGTGTTCGACCTCGATATTGAGCACGGCGGCCGCAACGCCGGCATTTTGTACCAAGGCGATGTGTACCGCGACCGGTGGCGCTACACCCGCCTGACTACCGGTGTGCGCCTGCCGCTCACGCTCACGCGCTCCAAGTACCTGCAGGCGCTTACCCTAGGTGCCTACTACCTGCACGAGCAAGTGCGCGACTACAACCTGCCCGTGCGGCGCATTACCGAGGTGGGCCCCAACAGTCCGCTCAACGGCGTGCAGGGCAGCGCCAGCTACGTGCGCGTGCTCAAGCAAAGCACCCGCGATGTGGGCCCTAGGTGGGGGCAAAGCCTGCTGGCTACGGGGCGCACCACGCCGTTTGGCCGCGGGCTCGAGGCCTCGCAGTGGGCCGTGCAAGGCAGCCTGTATTTCCCGGGCGTTGGCAAGCACCACAACGTGCGGGTGCGCGGCGGCTATCAGTGGCAGCAGCAGCGCGAGTATCAGTTTGCGCCGGCCGTGTTCTTCCCGCGCGGTTCGGGCTACGTCAGCTTCGATCGGCTGCGCACGGCCAGCGTGGAGTACCGCCTGCCTTTGGCCGATACGCACTGGGCGGTGGGCCGCTGGCTGTACGTGCAGCGCTTTACCGGCTCGGGCTTTGCCGACTGGGCCCACGGCCGCAACGTGGAAGGCCGCTTCGTGGGCTCGCGCACCTACCAAAACCTAGGGCTGAGCACCACCGTGGTGTTTAACGTGCTGCGCCTGCGCACCCCGCTCGAAACGGGCCTGCGCTTTGTGTACAATACCCGCACCGGTAGTTGGGTGCTGCAGCCGTTGGTGCTCGATATCGGAATTTAA
- a CDS encoding PAS domain-containing protein → MATPQTADFALLFNALPAPHLAICPASGRIVAANAAMARLLGSRAEQLVGQPVAEVFSGHGAAPGVWAQALADARQQSAPAHLALGVLQLTLTPVAEPESGQLRYLLCRAEAHGAPEPTAPASALHLRQQRLLQQLGQLPVQLLIVTGPEHRLVYQSPSAVRFSGPQPLGQPLDKNDPRPAMRALGRMLDRAYGSGQVVVLREQAVAALGAEAGGAAPAYLDITLQPLRAEAGQVEGVLVVAVDVSEQVRARHAAEQAAAEVRRQQQQLEFLATSIPQIVWMANAEGTAGYVNKRWEEFSGQPAATFWSDEGWVQHLHPDERPGIAQHWAKALAEGTAFEAEYRLRNREGQYRWFLTQARVVPNGQQVRWLGTSTEIHERKVRQQRQRRLLRQFDQLPMHLVVMRGPEHVIDYLSAQARPFIADDSVGKPARAAHPSPGPEMLALFDEVYRTGELRRLESVPVLPLGGSEADVKHVNISIHPLLDARGRIEGVLMAALDVTEQLRTQQAVALATAETRRQQEQFRFLAEFIPQLVWATDAHGRQDYANGRWHLYTGQPAADGSHLTWTAFLHPTDAAAAEQRWQDSLRSGMPYKAECRLRSHQGNHRWYLVQALPMRDANGSISRWFGTCTDIDDAKRVQQRMLEKDRQLQQILGQVPAYVATLLGPEQICAFATPNFAELLGGRLRVGLPVAQTVPELQQQGIVPMLNEVFGSGATITQHDYPLSLLSPLTGQPEAHYFDFTLQALLDEHGRTQGVLLFGIEVTQRVLTQQRSEQLAAEVSRRDEQIRAMTEALPLISYIQRADGQLAYVSPQWHAYTGCAPHEAAAWQQYLHPAERRACLASFEQARRQKQPWTGKLRLRRHDGQYRWHLGRTLPMLDEQGQVTQWYGSIIDVHEQLELQERLSRSEERFRFLTHSIPQIIWTADAQGHLDYLSPQWFRLTGQDPLDPTLTGPDSGWTRALHPDDLGPAQQRLAQALADRMPYALEVRLRRRDGQYRWHLARGVPEIGPHGTVVRLYGSSTDIHEQYELHAELRASEEKFRFLADSIPQLVWTLEPDGSIDFLNEGWMEYTGLGLEQARREGWAHLVPPTERAETVQALAENLRLGRHHQHENRLRRASDGQYRWFLHRARPMRDAEGRILKWFGTSTDIDDYKRFQQELEERNADLVRINQDLDNFVYTASHDLKQPIDNMAGIFAELTRMARYDDPDAPELTAMFEHSLDQIYDTISDLSELVQVQKQSQQVPAELVDLELLTQEVLQSIREQVRATGATIETDFAALPAVAFVRPNLQSVFYNLISNAIKYASPERAPHIRVYSAVENGQAMLVVQDNGLGIDLERYGTEIFQMFRRFHDHVEGSGMGLYLVQRIVQIHGGRLEVQSQVGQGTTFRIRLPLVPPRAAT, encoded by the coding sequence ATGGCAACCCCCCAAACCGCCGACTTTGCGCTGCTGTTCAATGCGTTGCCAGCACCTCATCTGGCCATTTGCCCTGCATCCGGACGCATAGTGGCCGCCAACGCGGCCATGGCCCGGCTGCTTGGCAGCCGGGCCGAGCAATTGGTGGGCCAGCCCGTGGCCGAAGTATTTTCCGGCCATGGCGCGGCGCCCGGGGTGTGGGCCCAGGCCCTGGCCGATGCGCGGCAACAGTCCGCCCCGGCTCATCTTGCCCTAGGTGTTTTGCAGCTGACCCTCACGCCCGTAGCCGAGCCCGAAAGCGGCCAGCTGCGCTACCTGCTGTGCCGGGCCGAAGCCCATGGTGCCCCCGAGCCAACCGCGCCGGCCTCGGCGCTGCACCTGCGCCAGCAGCGCCTGCTGCAGCAGCTGGGCCAGCTGCCGGTGCAATTGCTCATCGTTACGGGGCCCGAGCACCGGCTGGTGTATCAGTCGCCCTCGGCCGTGCGCTTCAGCGGCCCGCAACCCCTGGGCCAGCCCCTCGATAAAAACGACCCGCGGCCGGCCATGCGCGCCCTAGGTCGCATGCTCGATCGGGCCTACGGCAGCGGGCAGGTGGTGGTGCTGCGCGAGCAGGCCGTGGCCGCCCTAGGTGCCGAGGCCGGCGGTGCCGCGCCGGCCTACCTCGACATTACGCTGCAGCCGCTGCGCGCCGAAGCCGGCCAGGTAGAGGGCGTGCTGGTGGTGGCCGTCGACGTGAGCGAGCAGGTACGCGCCCGCCACGCCGCCGAGCAAGCCGCCGCCGAAGTGCGCCGGCAGCAGCAGCAGCTGGAGTTTCTGGCCACCAGCATTCCGCAAATCGTGTGGATGGCCAACGCCGAGGGCACCGCCGGCTACGTAAACAAGCGCTGGGAGGAGTTCAGCGGCCAGCCCGCGGCCACGTTTTGGTCGGATGAAGGCTGGGTGCAGCACCTGCACCCCGACGAGCGGCCCGGCATAGCCCAGCACTGGGCCAAAGCCCTGGCCGAGGGCACCGCATTTGAGGCCGAATACCGCCTGCGCAACCGCGAGGGGCAGTACCGCTGGTTTCTGACGCAGGCCCGCGTGGTGCCCAACGGCCAACAGGTGCGCTGGCTCGGTACCAGCACCGAAATTCATGAGCGCAAGGTGCGCCAGCAACGGCAGCGCCGCCTGCTGCGGCAGTTCGATCAGCTGCCCATGCACCTGGTGGTGATGCGCGGCCCCGAGCACGTAATCGACTACTTATCGGCCCAGGCCCGCCCCTTTATTGCCGACGACTCGGTGGGCAAGCCGGCCCGCGCGGCGCACCCCAGCCCCGGCCCCGAAATGCTGGCGCTTTTCGATGAGGTGTACCGCACCGGCGAGCTGCGCCGCCTCGAAAGCGTACCCGTGTTGCCGCTGGGCGGCAGCGAGGCCGATGTAAAGCACGTCAACATTTCTATTCACCCGCTGCTGGATGCGCGCGGGCGCATCGAGGGCGTGCTGATGGCGGCCCTCGACGTGACGGAGCAGCTGCGCACGCAGCAGGCCGTGGCCCTGGCCACGGCCGAAACCCGCCGCCAGCAAGAGCAATTCCGGTTTCTGGCCGAGTTTATTCCGCAGCTGGTGTGGGCTACCGATGCCCACGGCCGGCAGGACTACGCCAACGGCCGCTGGCACCTTTACACCGGCCAGCCCGCCGCCGATGGCAGCCACCTTACCTGGACGGCCTTCCTGCACCCCACCGACGCGGCCGCGGCCGAGCAGCGCTGGCAGGACTCGCTGCGCAGCGGCATGCCCTACAAAGCCGAGTGCCGCTTGCGCAGCCACCAAGGCAACCACCGCTGGTACCTGGTGCAGGCCCTGCCCATGCGCGATGCCAACGGCAGCATCAGCCGGTGGTTTGGCACCTGCACCGACATCGACGATGCCAAGCGCGTGCAGCAGCGCATGCTCGAGAAGGACCGCCAGCTGCAGCAAATTCTGGGGCAGGTGCCGGCTTACGTGGCCACCTTGCTGGGGCCCGAGCAGATTTGTGCTTTCGCCACGCCCAACTTTGCCGAGCTGCTCGGCGGCCGCCTGCGCGTGGGCTTGCCGGTGGCCCAAACCGTGCCCGAGCTGCAGCAGCAGGGCATCGTGCCGATGCTGAACGAGGTGTTCGGCTCGGGCGCCACCATCACGCAACACGATTACCCGCTTAGCCTGCTCAGCCCGCTTACCGGGCAGCCCGAGGCCCATTATTTTGACTTTACGCTGCAGGCCCTGCTCGACGAGCACGGCCGCACCCAGGGCGTGCTGCTTTTCGGCATCGAGGTTACGCAGCGCGTGCTCACGCAGCAGCGCAGCGAGCAGCTGGCCGCCGAGGTAAGCCGCCGCGACGAGCAGATCCGGGCCATGACGGAGGCCCTGCCCCTTATCAGCTACATTCAGCGGGCCGATGGGCAGCTGGCGTACGTGAGCCCGCAGTGGCATGCCTACACCGGCTGCGCCCCCCACGAGGCCGCGGCCTGGCAACAGTACCTGCACCCGGCCGAGCGCCGCGCCTGCCTGGCCAGCTTCGAGCAGGCCCGCCGCCAAAAACAGCCCTGGACGGGCAAGCTGCGCCTGCGCCGCCACGATGGGCAGTACCGCTGGCACCTAGGGCGCACCCTGCCCATGCTCGACGAACAGGGGCAGGTAACGCAGTGGTACGGCTCTATTATCGATGTGCACGAGCAGCTGGAGCTGCAGGAGCGCCTGAGCCGCTCGGAGGAGCGCTTCCGGTTCCTGACGCACAGCATTCCGCAAATCATCTGGACGGCCGACGCCCAGGGCCACCTCGATTACCTCAGCCCGCAGTGGTTCCGGCTGACGGGGCAAGACCCCCTCGACCCCACCCTGACCGGCCCCGACAGCGGCTGGACGCGGGCCCTGCACCCCGACGACCTAGGGCCGGCGCAGCAGCGCCTGGCCCAGGCCCTGGCCGACCGCATGCCCTACGCCCTGGAGGTGCGCCTGCGCCGCCGCGACGGGCAGTACCGCTGGCACCTGGCGCGCGGCGTACCCGAAATCGGCCCCCACGGCACGGTGGTGCGCCTGTACGGCTCCTCCACCGATATCCACGAGCAGTACGAGCTGCACGCGGAGCTGCGCGCCTCGGAGGAGAAATTCCGGTTTCTGGCCGACAGCATTCCGCAGTTGGTCTGGACCTTGGAGCCCGACGGCAGCATCGATTTCCTGAACGAGGGCTGGATGGAGTACACGGGCCTGGGGCTGGAGCAGGCGCGCCGCGAAGGCTGGGCCCACCTGGTGCCGCCCACCGAGCGGGCCGAAACGGTGCAGGCGCTGGCCGAAAACCTGCGGCTGGGGCGCCACCACCAGCACGAAAACCGCCTGCGCCGCGCCTCCGACGGCCAGTACCGCTGGTTTTTGCACCGGGCCCGACCCATGCGCGACGCCGAGGGCCGCATTCTGAAGTGGTTTGGCACCAGCACCGACATCGACGACTACAAGCGCTTTCAGCAGGAGCTGGAGGAGCGCAACGCCGATTTGGTGCGCATCAACCAGGACCTCGACAACTTCGTGTACACGGCCTCGCACGACCTCAAGCAGCCCATCGACAACATGGCCGGCATCTTTGCCGAGCTCACGCGCATGGCCCGCTACGACGACCCCGATGCGCCCGAGCTGACGGCCATGTTCGAGCACTCGCTCGATCAGATTTACGACACCATCAGCGACCTGAGCGAGCTGGTGCAGGTGCAGAAGCAAAGCCAGCAGGTGCCGGCCGAGCTCGTCGATCTGGAGCTGCTGACGCAGGAGGTGCTGCAAAGCATCCGGGAGCAGGTGCGGGCTACCGGCGCTACCATCGAAACGGATTTTGCGGCGCTGCCGGCGGTGGCGTTTGTGCGGCCCAACCTGCAAAGCGTGTTCTACAACCTCATCAGCAACGCCATCAAGTACGCCTCGCCCGAGCGCGCTCCGCACATTCGGGTGTACTCGGCCGTCGAAAACGGGCAGGCCATGCTGGTGGTGCAGGACAACGGCCTGGGCATCGATCTGGAACGCTACGGCACCGAAATATTCCAGATGTTCCGCCGCTTTCACGACCACGTGGAGGGCTCGGGCATGGGCCTGTACCTGGTGCAGCGCATTGTGCAGATCCACGGCGGGCGCCTGGAGGTGCAAAGCCAGGTGGGCCAGGGCACCACGTTCCGCATCCGGCTGCCGCTGGTGCCGCCCCGTGCGGCAACCTAG
- a CDS encoding methionine aminotransferase, producing MPAPTLSSKLPDVGTSIFAVMSQLAAEHGAINLAQGFPDFNPPAALTEALQRHTLGPQHQYAPMPGLPRLRELIAAKTAAVYGVPAPDPVTDVTVTTGATEALYAVLAAVVQSGDEVVVLEPAYDLYGPAIRLQGGRPVYVPLTVPDFRPDWERIKAAITPRTRLVMVNTPHNPTGAVFTDADWQQLAEILAPTQAFLLSDEVYEHMVFDGHPHRSALQYPALRERAFVLSSFGKTYHATGWKVGYCVAPPALSAEVRRVHQFVTFSVSTLSQLAIADVLGDVASYDYLPAFMQQKRDLFGELMRDTRFELLPSEGSYFQLARYHRIAPTEDDAAFARRLTTEAGVAVVPVSAFYHNQTDHGLVRFCFAKQDSTLRAAAERLRQL from the coding sequence ATGCCCGCCCCCACGCTCTCGTCTAAACTGCCCGACGTAGGTACCAGCATTTTCGCCGTTATGTCGCAGCTGGCTGCCGAGCACGGCGCCATCAACCTGGCCCAGGGTTTCCCCGATTTCAACCCGCCCGCCGCCCTCACCGAGGCCTTGCAGCGCCACACCCTAGGGCCGCAGCACCAGTACGCGCCCATGCCCGGCCTGCCGCGCCTGCGCGAGCTGATTGCCGCCAAAACCGCCGCCGTGTACGGCGTGCCCGCCCCCGATCCGGTAACCGACGTAACCGTAACCACCGGTGCCACCGAAGCCCTGTATGCCGTGCTGGCCGCTGTGGTGCAATCCGGCGACGAGGTAGTGGTGCTCGAGCCTGCTTACGACCTCTACGGCCCGGCCATTCGCCTGCAAGGTGGCCGGCCCGTGTACGTACCGCTCACGGTGCCCGATTTCCGCCCCGATTGGGAGCGAATTAAGGCGGCTATTACCCCACGTACCCGCCTCGTGATGGTGAACACGCCGCACAACCCCACCGGCGCCGTGTTCACCGATGCCGACTGGCAGCAGCTGGCCGAAATCCTGGCGCCCACGCAGGCCTTTTTGCTGAGCGACGAGGTGTACGAGCACATGGTGTTCGACGGGCACCCGCACCGCTCGGCCTTGCAGTACCCCGCGCTGCGCGAGCGGGCCTTCGTGCTGTCGTCGTTCGGCAAAACCTACCACGCTACCGGCTGGAAGGTGGGCTACTGCGTGGCGCCGCCGGCCCTAAGCGCCGAGGTGCGCCGCGTGCACCAGTTCGTTACGTTCAGCGTGAGCACGCTGTCGCAGCTGGCCATTGCCGATGTGCTGGGCGATGTGGCCTCGTACGACTACCTGCCCGCGTTTATGCAGCAGAAGCGCGACTTGTTTGGCGAGCTGATGCGCGACACGCGCTTCGAGCTGCTGCCCTCCGAGGGCTCGTACTTTCAGCTGGCACGCTACCACCGCATTGCCCCCACCGAAGACGACGCCGCGTTTGCGCGCCGCCTTACCACCGAGGCCGGCGTGGCCGTAGTGCCGGTGTCGGCCTTCTACCACAACCAAACCGACCATGGCCTGGTGCGCTTCTGCTTCGCGAAGCAGGACAGCACCCTGCGCGCCGCCGCCGAGCGCCTGCGCCAGCTCTAG
- a CDS encoding amidohydrolase codes for MSDLTVSFVQASLQWHKPEDNRAELASHIEAISIPTDLLVLPEMFTTGFSMDAALLAEPVEGPTLAWMRNLAASRDAVVTGSVITEENGRYYNRLLWVRPDGTFSHYNKRHLFRMAGEHEVYTAGQHRLFEQWRGWRICPLICYDLRFPVWSRNNAAEPYDLLLYMANWPAARRTAWITLLRARAMENLAYTMGVNCLGTDLRGQSYEGDSALLDMKGEYLVEVGNQETSITRTLRRADLEAYRTRFPALLDGDAYELK; via the coding sequence GTGTCCGACCTAACCGTTTCCTTTGTTCAGGCCTCGCTGCAATGGCACAAGCCCGAAGACAACCGCGCCGAGCTGGCCTCGCACATCGAGGCCATTTCTATCCCCACTGATCTGCTGGTGCTGCCCGAGATGTTCACGACGGGCTTCAGCATGGATGCGGCCCTGCTGGCCGAGCCCGTGGAGGGCCCTACCCTGGCCTGGATGCGCAACCTGGCCGCCTCGCGCGATGCCGTGGTTACCGGCAGCGTGATTACCGAGGAAAACGGCCGCTACTACAACCGCCTGCTGTGGGTACGGCCCGATGGCACCTTCAGCCACTACAACAAGCGCCATTTGTTTCGGATGGCCGGCGAGCATGAGGTGTACACCGCCGGGCAGCACCGCCTGTTTGAGCAGTGGCGCGGCTGGCGCATTTGCCCGCTGATTTGCTACGATTTGCGCTTCCCGGTATGGAGCCGCAACAACGCCGCCGAGCCCTACGATTTGCTGCTGTACATGGCCAACTGGCCCGCCGCCCGCCGCACCGCCTGGATTACCCTGCTGCGCGCCCGCGCCATGGAAAACCTGGCCTACACCATGGGCGTGAACTGCCTGGGCACCGATTTGCGCGGCCAGAGCTACGAGGGCGACTCGGCCCTGCTCGACATGAAAGGCGAATACCTGGTGGAAGTAGGCAACCAGGAAACCAGTATTACGCGCACCCTGCGCCGCGCCGACCTCGAGGCGTACCGCACGCGCTTCCCGGCCCTGCTCGACGGCGATGCGTACGAGCTTAAATAA